From a single Gimesia fumaroli genomic region:
- a CDS encoding sulfatase-like hydrolase/transferase has product MRDLRIHRSLMRILLVALCLLCLQVNLIAAVRAPGDQPNLIVIMVDDMGYAGVSCFGNPYFKTPEIDRLAKEGLKLTDFHSSGTVCSPTRAGLLTGRYQQRSGIEAVIHPVSDHPEHRKGLRKIENTFAEPLQQAGYRTGLVGKWHQGYPHNSDEFHPDNHGFDTFIGYHSGNIDFISHVGDHVKHDWWHGRKETREDGYSTHLINQYALQFIKENQDQPFCLYVAHEAIHNPVQVPGDPVRRSEAEGWKRWKPANEEERIEKYRGMTLPVDEGVGQIRDFLVKSGLDKNTFVLFFSDNGPSRDFPSGSPKWRGGKGSVYEGGHRVPAIAWWPGKIEAGTVSDVPAISIDVMPTLLGIAGVKAPADRPLDGVDLAPVLFQQKTLAARPLFWASLSNRGGRSEAMRQGPWKLVVLHPRAKPGTFENEKLELYRLDRDPGEQNNLLKQEPEQAAKMLKQLKDWYRDTQSTATPQPGGWLSKGS; this is encoded by the coding sequence GTGCGCGATCTCAGGATTCATCGTTCATTAATGCGGATACTCTTAGTCGCTTTGTGTCTGCTCTGTTTGCAGGTTAATTTGATTGCAGCTGTTCGCGCGCCAGGAGATCAGCCGAATCTAATTGTGATCATGGTCGATGATATGGGCTACGCGGGAGTGAGCTGTTTCGGTAATCCCTATTTTAAAACGCCCGAGATTGATCGTCTGGCTAAGGAAGGATTGAAACTGACTGACTTTCATTCTTCAGGTACGGTCTGCTCTCCGACGCGAGCCGGCCTGTTGACAGGTCGCTATCAACAGCGCTCTGGGATTGAAGCCGTGATTCATCCTGTCAGCGATCATCCCGAACACCGTAAGGGCTTGAGAAAAATTGAAAACACGTTTGCTGAGCCACTTCAACAGGCCGGCTATCGGACGGGATTGGTCGGGAAGTGGCATCAGGGTTATCCGCATAACTCTGATGAGTTCCATCCGGACAATCATGGTTTCGATACATTCATTGGCTATCACAGCGGCAACATTGATTTCATCAGTCATGTCGGCGATCACGTGAAGCACGACTGGTGGCACGGTCGCAAGGAAACACGGGAAGACGGCTATTCGACGCATCTCATCAATCAATATGCGTTGCAGTTTATCAAAGAGAATCAGGATCAGCCGTTCTGTTTATATGTTGCGCACGAAGCCATACACAACCCCGTGCAGGTCCCCGGCGATCCGGTTCGCCGCAGTGAAGCAGAAGGTTGGAAACGCTGGAAGCCGGCGAACGAGGAAGAGCGGATTGAAAAGTATCGAGGAATGACACTGCCTGTTGATGAAGGGGTGGGGCAGATTCGTGATTTTTTAGTGAAGTCCGGGCTCGACAAAAATACGTTTGTGTTGTTCTTCTCAGACAATGGACCCTCGCGGGATTTCCCCAGTGGCAGTCCGAAGTGGCGGGGCGGCAAAGGTTCGGTCTATGAAGGCGGCCATCGTGTGCCGGCGATTGCCTGGTGGCCGGGAAAGATTGAAGCAGGCACCGTCTCGGATGTGCCGGCGATCAGCATTGATGTCATGCCAACACTCCTGGGAATCGCCGGCGTGAAGGCGCCCGCGGATCGACCTCTGGACGGTGTCGATCTCGCGCCGGTTCTATTCCAGCAGAAAACACTTGCCGCAAGGCCTTTGTTCTGGGCTTCGTTGTCGAATCGAGGGGGACGTTCCGAAGCAATGCGGCAGGGGCCTTGGAAGCTGGTTGTGTTACATCCCCGTGCCAAACCGGGCACGTTTGAAAACGAAAAACTCGAACTCTATCGACTCGATCGGGATCCCGGTGAGCAGAACAATTTGCTGAAACAGGAACCAGAGCAGGCCGCGAAAATGCTGAAACAGCTTAAGGACTGGTACCGCGATACGCAGTCAACCGCCACGCCGCAACCGGGAGGTTGGTTGTCGAAAGGGAGTTAA